The segment GTATTCCCAGAAACTCGTACGATTGATATTCTGATCAACATTACAACCCATTCCAACATATCCTTTGTTGTTTACAGTAACTCCGATAGACATATTTCTGCCAATTGCATCAGGAATACTTGATTTAGGAATCCAGTTATTAGTATTCGGATTATACTCCCAAAGATCAAAAAACGCATAATTCCACGTTTGATTTGCACCAAAAACAAATCCATCTCCCCCACCTAAATATGCTTTATTTCCGATAGTAAAGGCAAAAGCTTCACGTCTCTGATTTTCATGTTGTGCCGATCCGGCTGGTAATCCATTTCGCTGAGCCCACGTATCAGTTAGAGGATTGAATTCCCACAGATCATCAAGGAAACCAAAGTCATTTCCGCCTGTCGCAATATACCCCCGGCCATTTAAAACAAAAGTGGCAGCTCCATATCTTTCTTCGCCGGGAAAATTTGCTTTCTGTGACCAGCTATTAGTTGTTATGTCATATTCCCAAAAATCCCTCAGGACTACAACTGAATTACTGATTCCACCAATTACATAAATTTTATTTCCAATTGTAAACGATGCTGCTTTTGCTCTTGATACTCCCGGGAACGCAGCCCGCTGCACCCATTGGGCCATTACAAAATTTGAAAAAAATAAGATTGTAATGATAGTTGTGATTCTTAATTTCATGACTTAATTTTTATAAAATCAAAAATATTCAGATTTACAACACTGGGATTTTAATTACACCAAACTGTACTTTTTCTTGATGTAGTGATTACCTCTTGAGTATTTTCCCATTCGTGATCTTTTGTTCCACGATTTCTTTAAAGTTCATTCCGATCGGTATAGTGAGACCTGCAACAATAATTTCATCGTGATCAATCTTACTGATTTTATCACAGGCTACAATATAACTCTTGTGAACTTTTAAAAACTGATCAGCCGGCAAATACTCATTGATCTGCTTTAATGTCAGATAAGCCACAACTTTTTTATCATTGCAATAGATAATGATATAATTAGACATGGCTTCAACCGCTAAAATTTCTGAAAGAACAATTTTCTCCAGCACACCATTACTTTTTACAAAAAAATAATCTTTGGCTATTTCAGATGAAATACCAACAGTCTCACCCTTGTAAATTTTAAAATAGTCGATCGCCTTTGTTGTAGCTTTTAAAAAACGGG is part of the Bacteroidota bacterium genome and harbors:
- a CDS encoding response regulator produces the protein MNNRKLNCIVVDDEPLACKGLVEYIEEVDSLNLIAVVNAPADAIKYLPDTDLMYLDINMPKISGIDFLKQVKNPPLTIITTAYQQYALEGYELDVIDYLLKPISFPRFLKATTKAIDYFKIYKGETVGISSEIAKDYFFVKSNGVLEKIVLSEILAVEAMSNYIIIYCNDKKVVAYLTLKQINEYLPADQFLKVHKSYIVACDKISKIDHDEIIVAGLTIPIGMNFKEIVEQKITNGKILKR
- a CDS encoding T9SS type A sorting domain-containing protein, with translation MKLRITTIITILFFSNFVMAQWVQRAAFPGVSRAKAASFTIGNKIYVIGGISNSVVVLRDFWEYDITTNSWSQKANFPGEERYGAATFVLNGRGYIATGGNDFGFLDDLWEFNPLTDTWAQRNGLPAGSAQHENQRREAFAFTIGNKAYLGGGDGFVFGANQTWNYAFFDLWEYNPNTNNWIPKSSIPDAIGRNMSIGVTVNNKGYVGMGCNVDQNINRTSFWEYEPVADNWTAKSDFPNNFTTDASTFVLDTTLYLIGGVNLNPVALSNQFYKYEPFSDTWTQLPDFSGGAIAGAICGTNGITAFVGTGYNASVVTRSDLWEIASIQTGIDGNQIAIDNKAILYPNPMRDRVSIQSEEEIGSVKFYDVSGKLVLMEEGNFENINVQNLNPGIYHLSLKYKNGIVVNKQIVKLN